The Humulus lupulus chromosome 4, drHumLupu1.1, whole genome shotgun sequence genome has a window encoding:
- the LOC133832045 gene encoding uncharacterized mitochondrial protein AtMg00810-like, giving the protein MALQSLSLYDGELLSDPTSFRSLVGALQYCTMTRPDISFAVNKLCQFLHAPTSVHYQAAKRVLRYLKGTPHLSILLQPDHSHDLHCFTDADWASCPDDRRSTSAYCVFFDLNLISWSSAKQKVVSRSSTESEYRALANGAFEIF; this is encoded by the coding sequence ATGGCGTTACAATCACTGTCCTTGTACGACGGTGAGTTACTCTCGGACCCTACCTCTTTCCGTAGCTTGGTTGGCGCACTGCAGTATTGCACTATGACTCGACCCGATATTTCTTTCGCTGTGAACAAGCTCTGTCAGTTTCTCCATGCTCCAACAAGTGTACACTACCAAGCAGCCAAACGGGTACTTCGGTACCTCAAAGGCACCCCTCATCTCAGTATACTTCTTCAACCCGATCACTCTCATGACCTTCACTGTTTTACAGATGCCGATTGGGCTTCTTGCCCAGATGATCGCAGGAGCACTAGCGCCTACTGTGTGTTCTTCGATCTCAATCTCATTTCTTGGTCATCCGCCAAACAAAAAGTGGTCTCCCGTTCCAGTACCGAGTCTGAGTACCGTGCCTTAGCTAATGGAGCTTTCGAAATATTTTGA
- the LOC133830281 gene encoding uncharacterized protein LOC133830281 isoform X2, giving the protein MTSNTRGSYVTCPSRSLLWIRGIKLKRHVTTLHMSGRTDASFLLKRNISSSVGPSCVSRPKPKALQILAFKGNARNDEPGGRASGSKSGKNSVKLKESEDAISESSKANDVSVSYACEANESVSSPAIHRLFKKWLTNLRTQSSDHVVDDIIEGEEPAPTNISETELETEKKETTSLLKMVWCHFLRLDATIKIPLMVFIPMYLAINLKYGAEVSKDLTPLWIVGPVIVALYVKMLGWLFGLYVFTFKQAVKVIKNWPAYCMFAYGYIVQGKLKEEVHARFWQPVLGIKNMNYKEASKQKMKEWGAWLVEKYLDFVESIWPYYCRTIRFLKRANLI; this is encoded by the exons GGTTCTTATGTGACATGTCCCTCAAGGTCGTTACTTTGGATAAGGGGGATTAAATTGAAAAGACATGTAACTACACTTCACATGTCTGGGAGAACAGATGCTTCTTTCTTACTAAAGCGGAATATTTCTTCGAG TGTAGGGCCTTCATGTGTAAGCAGACCAAAACCTAAAGCTTTGCAAATTTTAGCCTTTAAAGGTAATGCTCGAAATGATGAACCTGGAGGAAGAGCTAGTGGATCAAAAAGTGGCAAGAACTCGGTCAAATTAAAAGAAAGCGAGGATGCCATATCTGAATCTTCAAAGGCAAATGATGTTTCGGTCTCTTATGCCTGCGAGGCAAATGAGAGTGTGTCATCACCTGCTATTCATCGTTTATTCAAGAAATGGTTGACAAACCTGCGAACGCAATCCTCAGATCATGTAGTGGATGACATTATAGAAGGAGAGGAACCAGCTCCTACCAATATATCTGAAACTGAACTTGAGACTGAGAAGAAGGAAACAACTTCTCTTTTAAAGATGGTTTGGTGTCACTTTTTAAGACTGGATGCAACAATAAAGATACCGTTGATGGTATT CATCCCTATGTACCTGGCCATAAATCTGAAATATGGGGCTGAAGTTTCAAAAGATTTGACTCCCTTGTGGATAGTTGGGCCCGTTATTGTTGCCCTTTACGTAAAGATGCTTGGATGGTTGTTTGGTCTCTATGTATTCACATTCAAGCAGGCTGTTAAAGTCATTAAGAACTGGCCCGCGTACTGCATGTTTGCCTACGGCTATATTGTGCAAGGAAAGCTTAAGGAGGAAGTTCATGCTCGCTTCTGGCAACCCGTGTTGGGCATTAAAAACATGAACTACAAGGAGGCATCTAAACAAAAGATGAAGGAATGGGGAGCGTGGTTAGTAGAGAAGTACCTTGATTTTGTGGAGTCAATATGGCCATATTATTGCAGAACAATTAGGTTCCTAAAGAGGGCTAACCTCATTTAG
- the LOC133830281 gene encoding uncharacterized protein LOC133830281 isoform X1 — MALVTHQMQGSYVTCPSRSLLWIRGIKLKRHVTTLHMSGRTDASFLLKRNISSSVGPSCVSRPKPKALQILAFKGNARNDEPGGRASGSKSGKNSVKLKESEDAISESSKANDVSVSYACEANESVSSPAIHRLFKKWLTNLRTQSSDHVVDDIIEGEEPAPTNISETELETEKKETTSLLKMVWCHFLRLDATIKIPLMVFIPMYLAINLKYGAEVSKDLTPLWIVGPVIVALYVKMLGWLFGLYVFTFKQAVKVIKNWPAYCMFAYGYIVQGKLKEEVHARFWQPVLGIKNMNYKEASKQKMKEWGAWLVEKYLDFVESIWPYYCRTIRFLKRANLI, encoded by the exons ATGGCGTTGGTCACCCATCAAATGCAG GGTTCTTATGTGACATGTCCCTCAAGGTCGTTACTTTGGATAAGGGGGATTAAATTGAAAAGACATGTAACTACACTTCACATGTCTGGGAGAACAGATGCTTCTTTCTTACTAAAGCGGAATATTTCTTCGAG TGTAGGGCCTTCATGTGTAAGCAGACCAAAACCTAAAGCTTTGCAAATTTTAGCCTTTAAAGGTAATGCTCGAAATGATGAACCTGGAGGAAGAGCTAGTGGATCAAAAAGTGGCAAGAACTCGGTCAAATTAAAAGAAAGCGAGGATGCCATATCTGAATCTTCAAAGGCAAATGATGTTTCGGTCTCTTATGCCTGCGAGGCAAATGAGAGTGTGTCATCACCTGCTATTCATCGTTTATTCAAGAAATGGTTGACAAACCTGCGAACGCAATCCTCAGATCATGTAGTGGATGACATTATAGAAGGAGAGGAACCAGCTCCTACCAATATATCTGAAACTGAACTTGAGACTGAGAAGAAGGAAACAACTTCTCTTTTAAAGATGGTTTGGTGTCACTTTTTAAGACTGGATGCAACAATAAAGATACCGTTGATGGTATT CATCCCTATGTACCTGGCCATAAATCTGAAATATGGGGCTGAAGTTTCAAAAGATTTGACTCCCTTGTGGATAGTTGGGCCCGTTATTGTTGCCCTTTACGTAAAGATGCTTGGATGGTTGTTTGGTCTCTATGTATTCACATTCAAGCAGGCTGTTAAAGTCATTAAGAACTGGCCCGCGTACTGCATGTTTGCCTACGGCTATATTGTGCAAGGAAAGCTTAAGGAGGAAGTTCATGCTCGCTTCTGGCAACCCGTGTTGGGCATTAAAAACATGAACTACAAGGAGGCATCTAAACAAAAGATGAAGGAATGGGGAGCGTGGTTAGTAGAGAAGTACCTTGATTTTGTGGAGTCAATATGGCCATATTATTGCAGAACAATTAGGTTCCTAAAGAGGGCTAACCTCATTTAG